Below is a genomic region from Rhododendron vialii isolate Sample 1 chromosome 5a, ASM3025357v1.
GgggagttttctttttttgttccattttcaaaatctcatctctctcccgactcactctctcctctctcggtctctctcactctttcacccaaaaactcacccaatcactcaaaacccataTCAATCAACTCCCAAACCATCTTTAATTTGCATATTCGGGTTCGTATCCCGTTGGGCAAAGTTTGGTTCGGAGTATTTTCGCTTGATTtgaattccggaagctagggcttgcacAATCTttttgatttcggtttggatactcgaggtagggaattctacctttccttatatgttatttgggttctcttatgtcttgtttgagtatttccatgctttgtttgagctgatattgattgttgtttggtctggatcaaaatctgttatctgatgaaaaatcgtcaaattctggattcctaccggtaggcccgtccgtTATACCGGTAGAACGCTGTTgtgttgctagaaaaattagcttcctaccggtagaacttttctcctaccggtagcctGTCTCAGATTTTTCCTCGTGCAAAAAtggtggcctttctgttttgcatttgtaccggtaggacttattccctaccggtaggattgttaaattttttcccacctaccggtagtatttttatctctaccggtagaactcttACCAGCTGAAACTTGCACCCACTGTTtacaattcctaccggtagctccatgttccctaccggtagaccaCCAGTGAAAAGCAAAACTTCTCCTGTACcgttccacttttcttttccaagcctAAATGCCTTTCCAGGGGCTACAATGATTTGTTTACTATATATGATGATGGCTTGGGTAAATGCATGGTACCATGATCATTGAGACATCCAACTTGGTTTTGTCCGAAAATGTAAATTCTTTTGTTGAAATGTTAAGGATGAGCTTCGAATTGCGCAATGTTTTACGAACGATACACTTGAACTTGCAaatgacgcgcgaacattcagggcccatcgacgggtgggtgcctggcaggggatttcagggtcccataattagcctggcaggagcttatgctcataataatttttcaaggcctaaccttcaaggtgggtgcttggcaggggatatcggggtcccaaaattagcccggcaggagcttcggctcagacacataaatgacacgacatgttgagacacgatttgaacggatatgatttatgggttgaataaaagaaaatttggagattttggaacacttgttcatgaaagttgtgcttcctccgttgtcttgtgatcttttatcatttgttcattcgtctcgctcatttgcatatagagtttgcgtagacttttctactgggctagtgtagctcaagccttatattattttcaggtgctaacccggaaccctagcttgcattgcttggcgtgcttggagtgtggtcattatttttgaaagctaaccgaaggagttacttattcatcgttgtaaatttattttgaaagatgtattcgtaacttaaattgtaattcttttgatttggaatattgtaacccttaatcctctttcgacatttgatacttatgttgatttggggccgttgagcctatattgtaatattttggaaactttgtgaatttggaagcttaactaaggaaatgagaacacagtgatcttttgggtaccgtacggatatttgtgagtatttttattatgtaaatcatttataattatgtttaaaatcgaggacgtgacaacttggtatcagagcataggtttagaacacctagagaccgtggggagacgttttgtctcatgggttcaaaatgtcgcgccttctaacataacttgtgcatgcttgtgtgactaacattcatgtgattacgtggcattgcatttttCATTATCGTAGAGTGGTGTAGAGCTATTAACCCGTGTTGCGAAGTTGAGGGCTTCAACTCCATAGTTCTAATGTTGTGGTTAATAGTTTCTTTTGTATatcatgtagtaagatgcctccgaagaCGCGTGTCAGACGAGTTGGGGCTGGAACCCGGGGTGGTCgaggccgtggtcgtggccgtggggtacctcttgaggacgaggttagtcagcatggggagaacccaggtggGAATTTGGGGGCTGGGATCGGTCGAGGTGCAGGAGTACCTCAAGCTCAAAATCAGTTTGCTAGGGATctcgtcgcagcacttacagctgcaaatcttcTAAACCAAGCACCTAGAGAGAATGTCGAGGATCGAGCTATGGTGGCGATGCGGGAGTTTAGCCGTAGAAACCCTCCAGTGTTCGATGGGACTAGTAGCGACCCTTTGGTAGCGGACCATTGGCTAGCCCAAATCCGTAAACTTTTCAGAGCTCTTAATATCACAGAAGATAACATTAGGGTAGGTATCGTGGCGGTGCAACTAGTTGGGGAGGCcggtgaatggtgggaatccgTTCTTGAAAGCAGGAAAGACgcaaggagagcggcaaggaccgcggctcaagtaGATGAGCCAGACGTTGAGAATTTGACATGGGCTGAATTTGAGGCGTTATTTGAGGAGCAGTATTTTCCAGAAACTAGCCGTGAGCAATTGAGGGACCAATtcgaaaagttagagcaaggaagcatgaccgtgtcggagtacgcacaaaaattccaatctttatctcgctttgcgccagagttggtggcgacggaaGAGAGGAAATGTAGACGCTTTGAGAAAGGACTGCACAACACCGTAAGGAGGATGGTAATGGTACAACGCAAGACAAAATACGCCGAGGTAGTTGAGTGTGCGAGGAGCATTGAGATACCGAAAGAGGCGCAACGTAATAGAGGGGTTTGGGAACCACGACAACCAACCGTGAACACGAGTTCTTCATCGGGGAGCTTTGGaagccaagggaggaaaaggGCAAGGGAACCATCTCAGACACCGCAGGGTAGTTCGTCGAACTTTAGGCCGCCTTCTTCTTTGGGGGCTCGGGGTGTTCTGTCTAAGCCTTTGCCTGTGTGTTTTAAGTGTAATCAACCTGGACAcgttcgtgctcagtgtccacGCCTCGGGGAAACTTGTTATATTTGTGGTAAAACGGATCATTTCGCAAGGAGTTGTCCTCAAGGGTCGGGAGCGCGCAGTGAGTCAGGTTCTGTGCAGCAGCCGGGAACGGGGCGTAATGTGGGCCAGCCGTTTAGGGGTactcagaggcagcagcagccttaCTTTCGTCAGACTACGTCAGCTCAGAGTTCCGGGGTTGAtaagggagcgagttcttccgcgCCTACTCAGGGTTCTGGTTAGAGAGGGGGTTTTATGCAGGGTCAGGGTACCCAGGGGCGAGTTTTCAACATCACTTCTGCTATCCCACCTACCACTTCTCAGGCTCCGGAAACTTCTGTTGTGAggggtacttttcttttgttcaactcatttgctaaagtactctttgattctggagcatcgcattctttcattgatgcatcatttgtgtgtactttggaattggaatcggaaactattagtcctcctttgtttgtcGAAACACCTCTAGGGGGTAGAACACCTCTTGACcgtatttgtcgagattgtgagTTGGTTATCCGTGATTGTCGTTTCATGTTCGACTTCATCGTTTTAggaatgtcggggtttgatcttatcttgggaatggattggctatccaaatttcatgctaccatcgattgttttaagcgtcgagttcgtatttgtccacccgaaggtccttgttttgaattctttggggagcgtcgaGAACCATTGGAACCTTATTTATGTGGGCCTCGTGAGCTAGGGTCGGTTTATTCattgttggcgagtttgacgttagatgaggatgccttcatgcgtggggagttacccttagtGGTTTGCGACTTTCCGGATGTATTCCCggaagagttacctggtttacctcccgagcgagagattgagttcaccattgatctacttcccggtaccgctcctatctccGTACCTCCATATCGTTTCGCACCCGCCGAATTGAGAGAGCTAAAGACTCAGTTACAAGAACTGGAGAACCTAGGATTCATTCGTCCAAGTACGTCttcgtggggagcaccggctctttttgcgcaaaagaatgatggttcactccgtttgtgtattgactaccgtaagctaaaccgagtcaccattaagaacaagtatcctatgcctagaatcgatgatttgtttgaccaactacggggtgccacttgtttttctaaaatcgacttgaggtccggttatcacCAATTGAGGGTTCGTAGAGAAGATATCCCTAAGACTGCTTTCCGCACTCGCTATGGCCATTAtgagttcgttgttatgcctttcggactAACGAACGCTCTAGCTACAttcatggacttgatgaatcgtattttccgtgcttatcttgatcgcttcgtcgtcgtctttgtggatgatattttgatctattcgcctacggaggaggaacaccaagccCATCTCACCATCGTTCTTGAACTTTTGAGAGAGCACCAGCTATACGCtaaacttagtaagtgtgagttttggttatccgaagttAAATTCTTAGGCcacgtggtttcgaagggtggagtgtctgttgatcccggaaagatagagtcgattatgaattggcagcgaccaaagaacgtattcgagattcgaagcttcttgggtttggctgggtactaccgccgtttcgttttagacttctctcgtttagcggcaccaatgactagattgacacgtaaggggacccgattcgtttggagtgactcgtgtgagacagcctttgaggagttaaagaagcgattgactaccgcgccggttttgattgtgcccgaccgtggagttggctactctgtgtattgtgacgcgtctaaggaagggttgggatgcgtgttgatgcaggcgggacgagtggtagcgtatgggtcacgacagttgaaaacacatgagcggaattacccgacacacgatctagaacttgcagccgtcgtatttgctttgaaaagttggcgtcattacttgtatggtgagaagtttgaagtcttttccgatcataaaagtttgaaatatttattctctcaaaaggaacttaaccttcgtcaacgccgttggatggagcatttaGAGGATTATGACTTCGAATTACAATACCACCCAGGGAAAGCGAACGTTGTGGCtgacgcattgagtagaaaaccgacacATCTAGCGAGCCTAGCGATTCATGAGTGGAAAGCAATGAACGACTTGGGCTCCTACGCCATGCACTTTGAGGAAGTTCGGGAAGGGGTcacgttatgcaacttgacggtacaatcgactttatcgacgagagtgattgaggcccagcaacatgatgaggaagcagaggaactccgtactagattccttagtggaaacgctcaagaagggtggatgattcacgccgaccgaagcttgcgctatcaaggaaagttgttcgtacccatttcgtgtcgggaagaaatcttacgagagtttcatcattctccgttagccgttcacccgggaggaacgaaaatgtatcatgatttgcgtagacaattttggtggtccggaatgaagagggacgttgtgattttcgtgtccaagtgtctcacgtgccaacaagtgaaagccgaacatcaacgacccgcgggggaattgcaaccattaccagtggccgagtggaagtgggagcatgtgaccatggatttcgttacAGGTTTACCGAGATCGCCAAGGGGGCATGATGCTATTTGGGTAGTTGTGGACCGTTTGACTAAAACCGCTCATTTCTTACCCATTCAGGTCACCGATTCCGTTGATGCGCTTAGTCGTTTGTATATTCGAGAGATCAttcgacttcatgggattcccgtgtccatcgtgtccgatcgagatccgagatttaccgcgcgtttttggcagagtttgcaAGCTGCTTTGGGCACTAATCTTCTATTTAGTaccgcgtatcatcctcaaaccgatgggcaatccgagagaacgattcagattttggaagacatgcttcgggcttgcgtgatggatttccggggtagttgggaggaccaCTTGCCATTAATCGagttcgcgtacaacaatagctatcaatctagtatcgaaatggcaccgtatgaggctttgtatggaagaccgtgtcgatcgcctgtgtgttggaccgaattgggagaggctacgCTTGTAGGACCGGATATGGTtaaggagacctccgagagcTTGAAAGTAATTCGTCGGCGCCTTAAagaagctcaagagagaacgaCCGAACAAGTTaaggtgattcgccaaagattgCTGACCGCGCAAAGCcgacaaaagaattatgccgatcgtcgtcgtcgcccgttGTCATTTGAAGAGGGGGATCATGTATTCCTCAAAGTATCGCCGCGTAGAGGTTTATCTcgttttgggaaaaagggaaagctttCGCCGCGTTATATCGGGCCGTTCGACATTATTGAGAAGATCGGGGAGGTTGCATATCGTTTGGCCCTGCCACCGAGATTATCGGGCATACATGATGTGTTTCACGTGTCTATGTTGAGGAAGTACGAACCGGATCCGTCGCATGTGTTGGAATGGTCCGAACTCGAGTTAGAGGCTGATGCGTCTTATGGGGAAGAACCGGTCCGTATCCTAGATTCACGcgatcaagtgttgaggggtaagacgataccgttagtgcgagtcttATGGAGAAGTCAGGGTTGCGAGGATCAAACttgggaaagggaagacgaggttagagagaagtatccaCATTTATTCCCGGAGTAACCCAAAGTGAGTACTCGAGATTGAAGTATTTTGATGTATAGCATATTGCATAATATTGATGATTGAGGCTTTTGCATGTATAAGTGATGCATAACTTAGTGAGCATGGAtattaatttcgaggacgaaattttttttaggagggtaggatgtaaaGACCcttaaattttcttatttatttttaatgttaataaaagaaaagggaaagaggtGAAAATGACATAAAAATTAGAGTTGAGGGTCAATGTGAGAGAAGGTGGAAAATCATGGGTTTTTGTGcgatttgtgcatgtgtgtgacgTGTGTATACCAGGgggagttttctttttttgttccattttcaaaatctcatctctctcccgactcactctctcctctctcggtctctctcactctttcacccaaaaactcacccaatcactcaaaacccataTCAATCAACTCCCAAACCATCTTTAATTTGCATATTCGGGTTCGTATCCCGTTGGGCAAAGTTTGGTTCGGAGTATTTTCGCTTGATTtgaattccggaagctagggcttgcacAATCTttttgatttcggtttggatactcgaggtagggaattctacctttccttatatgttatttgggttctcttatgtcttgtttgagtatttccatgctttgtttgagctgatattgattgttgtttggtctggatcaaaatctgttatctgatgaaaaatcgtcaaattctggattcctaccggtaggcccgtccgtTATACCGGTAGAACGCTGTTgtgttgctagaaaaattagcttcctaccggtagaacttttctcctaccggtagcctGTCTCAGATTTTTCCTCGTGCAAAAAtggtggcctttctgttttgcatttgtaccggtaggacttattccctaccggtaggattgttaaattttttcccacctaccggtagtatttttatctctaccggtagaactcttACCAGCTGAAACTTGCACCCACTGTTtacaattcctaccggtagctccatgttccctaccggtagaccaCCAGTGAAAAGCAAAACTTCTCCTGTACcgttccacttttcttttccaagcctAAATGCCTTTCCAGGGGCTACAATGATTTGTTTACTATATATGATGATGGCTTGGGTAAATGCATGGTACCATGATCATTGAGACATCCAACTTGGTTTTGTCCGAAAATGTAAATTCTTTTGTTGAAATGTTAAGGATGAGCTTCGAATTGCGCAATGTTTTACGAACGATACACTTGAACTTGCAaatgacgcgcgaacattcagggcccatcgacgggtgggtgcctggcaggggatttcagggtcccataattagcctggcaggagcttatgctcataataatttttcaaggcctaaccttcaaggtgggtgcttggcaggggatatcggggtcccaaaattagcccggcaggagcttcggctcagacacataaatgacacgacatgttgagacacgatttgaacggatatgatttatgggttgaataaaagaaaatttggagattttgggacacttgttcatgaaagttgtgcttcctccgttgtcttgtgatcttttatcatttgttcattcgtctcgctcatttgcatatagagtttgcgtagacttttctactgggctagtgtagctcaagccttatattattttcaggtgctaacccggaaccctagcttgcattgcttggcgtgcttggagtgtggtcattatttttgaaagctaaccgaaggagttacttattcatcgttgtaaatttattttgaaagatgtattcgtaacttaaattgtaattcttttgatttggaatattgtaacccttaatcctctttcgacatttgatacttatgttgatttggggccgttgagcctatattgtaatattttggaaactttgtgaatttggaagcttaactaaggaaatgagaacacagtgatcttttgggtaccgtacggatatttgtgagtatttttattatgtaaatcatttataattatgtttaaaatcgaggacgtgacaataTTCACCATGCatctattattttattaattttttcctctctctctctcctcttctccccTCCTCCTATACACTTATACACTTACTAGTGTATGggtaaaattaatattttaatacataataggtaaaatagatagtattaaTATAGTGTTGAAAAAGATATGattagataaaataaaaaatatgtactgtTAACCAGTATTTTTGGCTATGCATTGGTGTACATGTTGTGTGTTAGCTAGACTCAACTATGTTGGATTAAAGTAAGACTTAAagtaccaaataaaaaaaaaactgaacaaacaaataaacaaacaaaaaaatgatagtCGGGGCCGTGCCTCCGGTGGACTAGGATGGCTCCGCCAGGGTTTTTGGCCGAAATGACCATAATCTGTAATCAAATTGGAAGAATAACCATCTTTCTaaacgttttgtaaaaataggtCATCGCTTCTTTTCAAAAGGCGTTATAGTGGTTAGGTGCCATGTGGCCGCCACGTAGATAGCGCCTTTTTAAGAGGAGCTATAATTTTAACCCTAATAGCTCTTTTTCAAAATGAGCTATATTTCTAACCCTAATAGCTCTTTCTTAAAAGGAGCTATATTTCTAACTCTAAAAACACATTCTTGAAATACGTAGACGATAGGCTGGTGAAGTCAATGGCTACAAAAGCCAAAGGAAATCATTTCAGCTTATATGCAAAGAAAAAATACGATTATTGGAGGGAAAACGCAGTGGGACACGATGTCATTGTGTTCAACTGGGCCGCGGGCTTGTTCGAGATACATACACCAATCAATCGAACAAGCCTCTACAAAGGAAATAACAAACTTACAGTTGACTTGACTAACAAGACGTGCACTTGCAATAAGATCCAGTTGTGGAAAATACCCTGTTCGCACGTTATTGCGGTTTGCAACAAAATGCATATTGACCATCTTGATTACTTTGGCAAATATTGGATGGTCGACGCAACAATGCCATGTATGGATCTCTCTCATTCAAGCCACTGCCTGACCAAGTCTACTGGCCGTCGTACGATGGGCCAAGAATTCTTCCAGACAAAGAATGTCTTCGAGGCCGAGGCTGCCCAAAATTGAATCGAATCCGAATGAGATGGATGATTTGATTGAGCATCAACCGCCACAGACGTGTTCAAAGTGTGGTCAACAAGGTCACAACAAGAGAAGATGcggaaaatgaaattcaaattacatGTCATGTGAAATGATgtttttatatgaaaagtttgtaCTCAATAAGTCTTTTATGTTGATCAATTATTCATCCGGACGTATTTCACTAGTTGAATTTGTTCAGTAAGTTAAGTACTTAGGTGAAGTTTAAGAGAAAGCAAATTCATTTACTTGGTGATCGTGGGAGAGAGAATTAGTAGTACTCACAAACAATCATACTATAACAAAAAGTCACTCTTGCAGAACAAACCTATGTagtgggtttctctctctaactcttctccctctctctggaGTTTCTCTCTCAGACTAGCTAGTACATCCCACC
It encodes:
- the LOC131326850 gene encoding uncharacterized protein LOC131326850, with the translated sequence MPPKTRVRRVGAGTRGGRGRGRGRVPQAQNQFARDLVAALTAANLLNQAPRENVEDRAMVAMREFSRRNPPVFDGTSSDPLVADHWLAQIRKLFRALNITEDNIRVGIVAVQLVGEAGEWWESVLESRKDARRAARTAAQVDEPDVENLTWAEFEALFEEQYFPETSQLVATEERKCRRFEKGLHNTVRRMVMVQRKTKYAEVVECARSIEIPKEAQRNRGVWEPRQPTVNTSSSSGSFGSQGRKRAREPSQTPQGSSSNFRPPSSLGARGVLSKPLPVCFKCNQPGHVRAQCPRLGETCYICGKTDHFARSCPQGSGARSESGSVQQPGTGRNVGQPFRGTQRQQQPYFRQTTSAQSSGVDKGASSSAPTQGSG